The Arthrobacter sp. NicSoilC5 genome has a window encoding:
- a CDS encoding extracellular solute-binding protein: MNATPEQRRSFSRRGFLGLTAAAASVPLLAACGGGSASQGGGGGGAGGTVKFWDMPWATPAYNDAAKGIAEGFSGANGAKASYQIIQWNNFYQTFSSAIASKTGPAVSTGGGFQAFQFEQQGQIAYADKVIEKLKANGQFDDFLPGVLDPFKSDKGYVAVPWQLDMRVFWYRKSLFEKANVALPTDWPSLLEAGKALKKVGAFGFTTGAGAGNNYANHSMIMMMVNNGGGVWNKDGELDLMNDRNVEAMEFVLELVSNGIVDPAAVSYTTDNMSAQWKDGKAGYGLFQVNVPQRVGDTSGDLLVADPIKGPHGDKATIVFPNNIMMYTNTPSQEASEEFLVYYLGQLKQLWQKKLMSALPVFKSITEIPEFANDPNNVKIVKDWQPIAKTFAAQGSRLNANLAALDGGQALNQFSQTIITGKADAKTALQTFQSGLESVLKK; this comes from the coding sequence ATGAACGCAACTCCCGAACAGCGCCGCTCCTTTTCCCGGCGCGGCTTCCTGGGCCTGACGGCTGCCGCAGCCTCCGTACCCCTGCTCGCCGCCTGCGGCGGCGGCTCGGCATCGCAGGGAGGCGGCGGGGGCGGGGCCGGCGGCACCGTGAAGTTCTGGGACATGCCCTGGGCAACACCGGCCTACAACGATGCCGCCAAGGGCATCGCGGAAGGTTTCTCCGGGGCCAATGGCGCCAAGGCGAGCTACCAGATCATCCAGTGGAACAACTTCTACCAGACCTTCTCCTCCGCGATTGCCTCCAAGACGGGCCCGGCTGTGTCCACGGGCGGCGGCTTCCAGGCGTTCCAGTTCGAGCAGCAGGGCCAGATCGCCTACGCGGACAAGGTGATCGAGAAGCTGAAGGCCAACGGCCAGTTCGATGACTTCCTGCCCGGCGTGCTGGACCCCTTCAAGTCGGACAAGGGCTACGTGGCGGTCCCGTGGCAGCTGGACATGCGCGTCTTCTGGTACCGCAAGTCCCTGTTCGAGAAAGCCAACGTTGCGCTGCCCACGGACTGGCCGTCTCTGCTGGAAGCAGGCAAGGCACTGAAGAAGGTGGGCGCGTTCGGCTTCACCACCGGCGCAGGCGCAGGGAACAACTACGCCAACCACTCCATGATCATGATGATGGTCAACAACGGCGGCGGCGTCTGGAACAAGGACGGCGAGCTGGACCTGATGAATGACCGCAACGTCGAGGCTATGGAATTCGTCCTGGAGCTCGTCTCCAACGGCATCGTCGACCCGGCCGCGGTCAGCTACACCACGGACAATATGTCCGCCCAGTGGAAAGACGGCAAGGCCGGCTACGGCCTGTTCCAGGTGAACGTCCCGCAGCGCGTGGGCGACACCTCCGGCGACCTGCTGGTGGCTGACCCCATCAAGGGCCCGCACGGGGACAAGGCCACCATCGTCTTCCCGAACAACATCATGATGTACACCAACACCCCGTCGCAGGAAGCCTCGGAGGAGTTCCTGGTGTACTACCTGGGCCAGCTCAAGCAGCTGTGGCAGAAGAAGCTGATGTCCGCCCTGCCGGTCTTCAAGTCGATCACGGAGATCCCCGAGTTCGCCAACGACCCCAACAACGTCAAGATCGTCAAGGACTGGCAGCCCATTGCCAAGACCTTCGCCGCCCAGGGCAGCCGGCTCAATGCGAACCTGGCGGCCCTTGACGGCGGCCAGGCACTGAACCAGTTCAGCCAGACCATCATCACCGGCAAGGCCGACGCCAAGACTGCCCTGCAGACCTTCCAGTCCGGCCTCGAGTCGGTCCTGAAGAAGTAG